AGGATCGGACACATTATGGTGACATCAGCCACAGACAAAGTTGAGGTTGGCCGGAGATGACCAACTTATACCCAACGAAAATAATCGTGTTATACAGCGTAATTCTCATCCAGTTAAAACTTTTGCTCATGTGTGAGGCCATCCTCAGGCAGCCACGTCACATTCCAACCCACACCGCTCAACAAAATGCATGCTTTCATTGGTGTTTTGGCCTTATCTAACCACATTCATACTCGTTTGTGATGAACTACCATTGAGTCATAAGTATGCAATATCAAGCTCTCAACAGAGTCTATTTCATTGATATACCCGCCCCTTTCACCAGGTTGCCTTTGTTGTAAAACTCCACGCTCGGCAACATCTCGCTAGCAACCCACCTGGCTGTTTGCGTATGAAGAGAGCCGTAACCGAAGGGCTCATGcgtcttttcctttctcaTTCTGCCAGTACCAATATCCAGGTTTCCCATGGCATCGATTAGTGTGTCAGGTGGAGATTTATCTGGGGCATCTCCTCGAGGGAACGAAGAGTATCCCTCACAGAGTGCTTGGAAAACGACcacttgatcttgaagatgaacGTCCACTTGACCACCAACAGCTACCTCATCGTACAAACCCCGACACAGCTTTCTTGATACCTGATCGGCGAACATATCCCTGTTCTTAGTCTTTTTCGGTATTGATCCAAGCCAGTCATGTCCCCATCTGACCCCAGATGTGGAATGGGCCACAAGCAGTATGTACCACCGTGAATCTAGGTTCGTGTCTTCAACATGCTTGAAATGGACATCTGCCCCAGAAAAGAGGTCCCCCAGGCCCCTTGTCAGTGATGCCTGGAGCCTCTCGAGTGTGCTGCCAGGTACCACCATGCTGACATCAATAGACTTGATCTCATAGGACTCAGGGTAATTGCGTTGCTCTGGGGATTTGTATCGCAGAGTTTGACCAATCATCAATGGATGAAATTTGAGACGTATCTGACCTCTCGACTGCGGACCGAGGCTCCATCCACGTCTTTCTAACGCCCTTTCAACATGAATTCCAAATCGTTCCTCCAATGTTGGCAGGAAAACTTGGTCCAGATATTCAAAACTAAGTGAAAAGGACACATTGGATCCACCAGATATTGAAAGTTCGACTGATTCCTCAGAATCATTGCCGGCAAAGATCAGAAACGGGAGGACTGCTTGCAAAATGAGGAGAGTACTCGCAGAACCTGACTCTGCTGATATATTGATATTGCGTTGATATAGTTCTGTGGGTCCTCGTCGTGGAGCGAAGGTTATTGTCTTGGAACCTACACTTAGGCCCTCCACATCTGCATCTGTTATCTTCGCGAGGAACTGAATGCTCGTGACGTGCTGGCTCTTGAGACCTGGGAGATATCAGCTGGTGGCGTTGCAGTACGTGTTTAGGTATCACTCACCTCCACGTTCTCGATTTCCTCTGacgttggtgatggtgacaGCCTGTCCCGTCAAGGCAGCTATTGCTATTGCGACTCTTACAACCTGTCCACCGCCCTCTCCTGTTCTTCCGTCTAGTTCCACAGGCTTCATTTTGTCGCCTCTGTTGATACCTAGTAGGGTGGGTTTTTGTGGTAAGCTGAACTTGATAGGTCGGAGTTTCGTTGTGGAAGGTCAAATCAAACAGAAGATTTAAAACCTCAATGATGTACCACCATGAAAACAGCGTGAACAACAGTGAAAGAGCATCCGGTGATTGTCTATATATTGTGTTGAAAGTCCTTCACCATGCAGCTGCGATTCACTAATGTGACTCATTGCCGAAGAAGCTAATATCTTCGTGGATTGATGGGCAGGCAACGAAGCTCTAGCGGAAGGTTCAGAGACAGAAAAGGTTATAAATTCTCAACAACCCAACTGGACCCTTAAAGATCAACCACGAGAATGCACAGCTGAAAGAATGACTGACAACAGGCGATCTGCAGTCATGAATAGACCAAGCTGAACCCTCGGCCTCTCCGAAGGCGGTCTGACACGAGTTCCGGTGTTTCCTCGTGTCCAGCAAAAAGATTTTGAGACAGCTATATATATGAAAAGCCGAACAGCCGGTTTGGTGATTCCCAGGGTATCTGTTTGCAACAGGCAAACATAAGCGGGTACCCGAAAGAATGCAAATTGCCGGAGGCAGCTAATGATCCCGGCGGAGTGGGGCCGGCGGTCCGGTGATTTCAGGCGATTACCCCGGACTTTCATAAGTGGCTTCACCAAGTGCGCCATTTGATCTCGTTTACCATTTCCCCTATTCATCTCATTTCTTCATTTTTCAGGTTTCTTTCCGCGCCCTCACCTTCTCATGAATCTTTCGTTACGTCATTTCAGCTTATGCTACTCAAGCGTTTAAGCACAGGAGACTCCAAGATGCCACTCACACAACATGAAATACACCCCACGGCCCTGGCTCAGCCACAGGGATGATCTCTGTTCGTTTCTCAACGATTGGAGATGATGTGTTCTTTGCCACGCCTGACTTTTTACCAAGCACAGCCGGTGTGGCAGCTTGCGGCGACGTTGACCAATTGCCATCACCAATTGGATGATGATCATTATACCCAGTGAAAGGGATGGAGAATGTTCGCAAGCAATAAGTTTACACAGCCTGAATCATTTACGAATTGGTTGCGTAGGTATGGCGAGCTTTCGATGTCGGGACCAGAGTCTCAAATACAATTGAACAAGGCGCTGAGAGAAAGTGACATATCATTGCAGCTTGCCTCGCGTTTCAAATAGACCACCAATACAAGCGAAACCAAGAAACCACCACGCTCAAACAGTCTAGGAGAAAGCCATcccaagccaagacaatTCCCAGCGAAAGCAATCAACGCATTCCCTCCTTGCCCTATCCTAGTCATTATCATCCATCATAAGCATTGAAGACGTTCAGTATCTTCCTTGCACTCCTTTTAATCTTTCATCTATCATGCAACCCGAAGCACCACGCCTGTCTGCGCCGGCTGCAATGGTTCTTTCCCGATTCTTCATATCGTACCTTAACTGCCAGCAGCGGGGGGTGCCTGCCCTTCGATCGACGTTTACGTATAGAAACTGGAAAGACTGCTGCTTACCTTGACAGGCACGACAGAAGAGGGCGTGGACGCACTCAGTGTGTCCTCTAGAAGTCTCTATCGCCATGTTCACTCCCGTCCCCTACACCTCATTTTCCCAAAGGCTGGAAGCCAGAAAGACATGTTTCACTCCTCCATATCTGTGTCGTCGGAAATTTCGAGCATCATGTCGTCTTGGAGTGCGATCGAAGAAGTGTCTCGATCCAGACCGAGAAAGGCGACTCGATCCAAGACGTGGCTAATGTCTCTTTGTCTCCCGTTCATTCCCGGTCTCGTTGTTTCATCGATCCAGGAGTGAAGCGCGTCGTCGTTAGgttcctcatcatcgctatcGAGGTCCATCGGCTCATAGGATTCGTTTGGTTCAGCTCTCTCCTGGCTTGGGCCATTATCCACAACCCGCCAGCCGTGGTCAACACTACTTCGCCATTAGACTTGTCACTATCCGGGTGGAAGCACAATCGACAAACCTGTCACAGCTTCCTTGGAAGGCATACACTTGAGAAAGTGTGGGCACAGAGCCATCCCTGGTCCGATCATGACTCGACGGGCTGTCCTGTTCGACAACATATGGGAGAGTCTGCACTATTAGTATGCTCTCTGTTGAAGGGAGATGCAGTAACCCATAACTTACCCAGGCTTTGTGGTTCTCACATTCGTCTGCTGTCTTAGGGAGACAGGGAGAGGGAGATTCATGGCCTTGCTCTTGCGCTCCCGGAAGAGGCCGGGAGACTACCCCGTTACCATAGGTAGTGGGACTGTCCTGGGACACTATTTTGAGATCTCCTTGATCATACTTATAGGCAAGGTCACAGTTGATGCACACCCAACGACCATTCTTTCTCTCACATGCTTGTGAGCAGGTAATGCACATCGGAGCCACGGGCCCGCGAAGCTCAGAATGAGGATCCATGGTAGGACGTATAAAAGCACACTGAATGATGCTAGTGAAGCCCCTGAACTACCAATATCCTCCTTGCCTTCGATGCTGGCGGCTGTACCAGAGGTTGAAAGATGCCACGCAAGACGGAACTTCCAGGGGATGAGGCTCGAGGAGTATCGACGAGGAAGCTACGGGCAAGATTCTTCCGGTTGCTGGAAAAGAGTATGGATCGAGTCGCCAGTCACTCTGTTTCTATGAACAGAGCGATGTTCTTCCTGACAGCAAAGACTGGAAAGGGCTGGTTCCAGATGTGATAACACACGGGGCTCCGTACAAGATTATGGTGCTTTTGCGTGTCTCCGCAGACACGCCCAGCTGTTTAATGGAACCGAAGAAGTGATTGGCCGATGAGGCGAGACGATGCGAATAACGATCAGCAATACGGTACGTCGtcaaagttgatgatggtcCCGATATCGATGGATGAGGTTTGAAAGACGTGACGGCAAAAGAGTCACTTCGTCCAACTGACTAGTAAGCTCACAACAGGGGTACAGGCTACTGTACATGTGCTGGCACAAAGCAGAGGCAGCACCGATCATCCCGGTAGTCTTCGAATTTTGTTGGAGGATACCCAAAAGTAGTGGATCAACGGAAGAAGCAATCGACgtgaagaaaaagaaaagggagCGTGTTCGTTGGTCGACTTGGAGTGATGGAGTCGTCGTGTGTCGAAGCTACCAGGTCTTCAGGCGGCATCCAACCAGATGGCGCCTCGGGTCCTTGGTACAATGACATAGCAGCCCGGGCAAGGCAGCCTGGGGGGCCATAAACCGATTGGAGAGTTTCCAAACGAGGTCCCATAAGTGGAAGATTCTTATGGGCGAGGCGCACACCATGTTCTCATTCATAAGAGCATTCCAGGCCTTCTTTGATGATTgaacgaaacgaaacgaaacgaaacgGATGCGAAACAGAACAGAAGGCTGAAGCCATACCTGCTGACGTGGACGTGGGATTCGCCAGTGCCATGGTAACGACCTGAATCTGCCAACACTCGACAAGAAAGACTGACCAGTGCGGAACTGCAGAAGTCTCTCGTATTTTATGGCCAGAAGCAAGAGTTTCAGGTGAAGGAACCACAACCGTGGACATATGGGACTACTTAACATCTCCTCCCTTTAAGCCACTCTCCTAATCTGCACGCGTCGGCCCCCAAGAATACAGATTTCAGCTCGGAACCTTCATTCCCAGCACCGAGATTCTCTAGTGGTGTGAGACAGACCCTCCATGTTTTATGTATTGGGGGTTGATTGTCACCAAACGTCCCTCAGCCTGATTTCCAGCTGTGAATATTGGTGGCTGGCACCCTGTCAGAGCACATGCTTTGGTGCCAGGTCTCAGCAGAGAGTAACTTTTGTCGCACATTCCCATCAGCCTACAGGGCTTTGCAGGCTTTCAAAGTATTAATACGATAAAACTACCGCTATCTCAGTGCAGTTGGGGGCTTGAAGGTCTACTTAAGAGGGCTTTACACTATCGAAGACGACAGTGAACTGTTTAAGTACGCCACGAAGCTCCAATCTACAGGGGTCACGTCCAACATACTATACGATGAGCGGATGCACAAGATTAAGTTGGCCAAGATGGCCAGGCTCCAGATCAGAGTCAGTGACGGGTGTTACCTCCAACAAACAACTCATTTAATCAACGGTCATCACGATCAATGCGcgtctcttctccatcacaTACAGATTGAGACAAGCGTAGCGGAATGCCGTTTAAATGATTCGCAGTTGGCTTGGCTGATTCACTAGCCTGGCCATTAGCAAACAGCGTGAGATGCAATGGGGAAATCACTCTCTGTCAAGTGGACAGATCTTGGGTGTGAAGCTGCGAACTTGCATGCAGTGTATGCACCATTTCTGGGTGCATCGCGCTATTGTTTTCTCATGCAGCCATCACCTATTGGAGAAGTTGGATGGTGGACGAAAGACACGACCCTCCGCGGGGGAAATACACGGTTGTGGCTTACACCAAAATTCGCCGGCGATCCACCCTTTTAGAGACTACCCAGCCAACATCTGATTCATTAGTCTCGCGATGACCTTGGTTGTCCAGATCAATTGCATTGATTGATAAAGATTTGTCTTCAGAATAATAGGGCTTCTAAACAACAGACAAGACCCTCCTGAAATCGAAAAAACAATCTGATCATGAAAGCTATTCATGCACCAGGTGTACCAACCagccaaaacaccaaaatcATATAGCAACGGGTGTTCCTTCAAGAAACGACAGAAAGAGTAATGCGTATGAGATCACGGGATATATCAGGCCGAGGCAGAAACCAACAGGATAACATGTCCAAGTGCCATTAGACCCCATGCTGATCCCCAGACTTCGCACTCTGTTAATTTCGATCTCTCTTTCACCGCTGTGCATGTGACGAGCTGTCATTTTGGCCGCAATAGTCGAGGGTTCTGGGATAGCCAGGATAACTCTGACGATTGTATTG
This genomic stretch from Fusarium oxysporum f. sp. lycopersici 4287 chromosome 2, whole genome shotgun sequence harbors:
- a CDS encoding RNA 3'-terminal phosphate cyclase — encoded protein: MKPVELDGRTGEGGGQVVRVAIAIAALTGQAVTITNVRGNRERGGLKSQHVTSIQFLAKITDADVEGLSVGSKTITFAPRRGPTELYQRNINISAESGSASTLLILQAVLPFLIFAGNDSEESVELSISGGSNVSFSLSFEYLDQVFLPTLEERFGIHVERALERRGWSLGPQSRGQIRLKFHPLMIGQTLRYKSPEQRNYPESYEIKSIDVSMVVPGSTLERLQASLTRGLGDLFSGADVHFKHVEDTNLDSRWYILLVAHSTSGVRWGHDWLGSIPKKTKNRDMFADQVSRKLCRGLYDEVAVGGQVDVHLQDQVVVFQALCEGYSSFPRGDAPDKSPPDTLIDAMGNLDIGTGRMRKEKTHEPFGYGSLHTQTARWVASEMLPSVEFYNKGNLVKGAGISMK